Proteins from a single region of Sneathiella aquimaris:
- a CDS encoding hybrid sensor histidine kinase/response regulator, translating into MKNELTVKLAMQLVVITITVMAVFIGARLWINLYEFNKEIETTLEEVSARIATTVNPTIWDIYKKSQDRKYSHEVANAILDAELKNPYLVAIKVYGNFGHLFMGKIRLEDGQNVNYDDKTFEDVSGLIDRHQRYPIRLDQMTIGNVDIFFTEAPLRQKLLRSFLVDLLQTFTIGLVTMLFLFYALRKSLVKPLIELQTAKHALESMSDGVAILSPDGNVLEINNAFSQQTGYDISDLLNKKLFMFKNTANGKSKIDSIWKEVEGEGSWTGEVETTQKNSKLYYAILSFTTIYSDKGDIIYRVLVIRDNTNEHRLQHSQRMETVGALAGGIAHDINNVLTPIMGWAELLSEDQPNPDISKRGLEHILQGTIRAKGMIDQIMNFSRMNKNARPENIDLKALIVDSISFVKTTFPASIHIQTKLCDEELRIFADRGKVEQVLINLYTNAMHAMEENGGRLTIGAEIVEDDTHTVNRRDQIHLTISDTGHGIPEEILDNIFEPYFTTKGSGKGNGFGLSTSLGIIEKMDGSLQVDTKVGEGSTFHIWLPFDLSVLLIENGAPTETTLHEKGKATKRERIEVEEEVEEEEEEEEIIDDNQDAPDSALKNKKILLVDDEVENLKLGESLLTYLGCQTESYDNSEEALAAFRATPERFDFLITDQSMPNMQGHELALAVRQIKQDQPVIVITGQNLTNILKKYHLLNKVAYVRKPFRITELKRAMQKLLTPSVITETNER; encoded by the coding sequence ATGAAAAATGAACTAACCGTCAAACTTGCCATGCAGCTTGTGGTCATCACGATCACAGTAATGGCCGTGTTCATTGGTGCCCGCCTCTGGATAAATCTGTACGAGTTTAACAAGGAAATTGAAACAACCCTGGAAGAAGTAAGCGCACGGATTGCCACGACCGTTAACCCGACCATTTGGGACATCTACAAAAAATCACAGGATCGGAAGTATTCTCATGAAGTTGCGAACGCAATCCTGGATGCAGAACTTAAAAATCCCTATTTGGTCGCCATCAAAGTATACGGCAATTTTGGCCATCTTTTCATGGGAAAAATCAGATTGGAGGACGGACAAAACGTTAATTATGACGACAAAACCTTCGAAGATGTTTCAGGATTAATTGATCGCCACCAACGATACCCTATTCGACTGGACCAAATGACCATCGGCAATGTTGACATCTTTTTTACAGAAGCCCCGTTACGGCAAAAACTACTAAGGAGTTTTCTTGTCGACCTGCTACAGACATTTACCATCGGTTTGGTAACAATGCTGTTTCTGTTTTATGCCCTGCGAAAATCCCTAGTAAAGCCATTGATAGAGCTGCAAACGGCGAAACATGCACTGGAAAGCATGTCAGATGGCGTCGCCATCCTATCGCCGGATGGCAATGTTTTGGAAATTAACAACGCTTTCAGTCAACAAACCGGATATGACATCAGTGACCTATTAAACAAGAAACTGTTCATGTTCAAAAACACCGCAAACGGCAAGAGCAAAATTGACAGCATATGGAAGGAAGTTGAAGGCGAAGGGTCCTGGACCGGCGAGGTTGAAACAACTCAAAAAAATTCAAAGCTATACTACGCAATTCTTTCATTTACGACGATCTACAGCGACAAAGGCGATATCATCTACAGAGTTCTCGTTATTCGCGACAACACTAACGAGCATCGGCTGCAGCACTCCCAAAGAATGGAAACTGTCGGTGCCCTTGCCGGTGGTATCGCACATGATATCAACAATGTCCTCACACCCATTATGGGTTGGGCAGAGCTATTGTCAGAAGATCAGCCTAATCCTGACATCTCGAAGCGTGGGTTAGAGCATATTCTGCAAGGAACAATTCGGGCAAAAGGCATGATCGACCAAATCATGAATTTCTCTCGAATGAATAAAAACGCAAGACCGGAAAACATTGATCTGAAAGCTCTGATCGTGGACTCTATTAGCTTTGTGAAAACCACATTCCCTGCCTCTATTCACATCCAGACCAAATTGTGCGACGAAGAATTGCGGATTTTCGCAGATCGGGGGAAAGTAGAACAGGTCCTGATCAATTTGTATACCAACGCCATGCATGCCATGGAGGAGAACGGCGGCCGCTTGACAATTGGTGCCGAAATTGTTGAAGACGATACGCATACAGTGAATAGAAGAGATCAAATTCACCTAACCATATCGGACACCGGCCATGGAATTCCTGAGGAAATTCTCGATAATATTTTCGAGCCATATTTTACCACAAAAGGTTCGGGAAAAGGCAATGGATTTGGACTATCAACGTCCCTTGGTATCATTGAAAAAATGGACGGCAGCCTGCAAGTTGACACAAAAGTTGGTGAAGGTTCGACATTTCATATCTGGTTACCCTTTGATCTGTCCGTGCTCCTGATTGAAAACGGAGCTCCCACTGAAACCACCCTTCACGAAAAAGGGAAAGCCACCAAAAGAGAACGGATTGAGGTTGAGGAAGAAGTTGAAGAAGAGGAAGAAGAGGAGGAAATAATCGACGACAATCAGGACGCCCCGGACAGTGCCCTGAAGAACAAAAAAATACTTTTGGTGGATGACGAAGTTGAAAACCTGAAATTAGGGGAAAGCCTGCTAACCTATCTTGGTTGCCAAACGGAGAGCTATGACAATAGCGAAGAAGCCCTAGCCGCGTTCAGAGCGACACCGGAACGTTTTGATTTTTTAATTACCGATCAGAGCATGCCAAATATGCAGGGACATGAACTTGCGCTGGCCGTCAGACAAATAAAACAGGACCAACCGGTCATTGTCATAACAGGACAGAACCTGACCAACATCCTGAAAAAATACCATCTACTGAACAAAGTCGCCTATGTACGAAAACCGTTTCGTATTACAGAATTAAAACGGGCGATGCAGAAATTATTGACCCCTTCAGTGATCACTGAAACGAACGAGCGCTAA
- a CDS encoding APC family permease produces MNSNPRTRPQLVRRLTLPLLILYGLGVTVGAGIYVLVGTTAERAGIYAPISFILAAITVAFTGLAYSELSSRYPVSAGEAAYVQKGFNSKTLSLIIGLLVIASGTVSASAISIGAAAYLENFIPIAPSILTFIVVISIGLVAIWGILESVLLAAVLTVIELAGLGLVVIYGLYDEPTMLTRIPDLIPPFDPSVWGGILSACLLAFFAFIGFEDMVNVAEEVKNPKKTMPRGILLTLLSASVIYFLVVSVVVLTVPLDQLSQSAAPLQLVFHDSGEFISVLFGVIAIFATLNGILIQIIMASRVIYGLATQEKLPAFLAQVNSITHTPLKATILVCGIVLLLTYTLPIGKLAEATSSIVIIVFCLVNVALIKIKISEKTKPVDLYQVSILVPILGLFTSLFLLLAQFWL; encoded by the coding sequence ATGAACAGCAATCCAAGAACACGGCCCCAACTGGTAAGGCGGCTAACGTTACCGCTCCTGATCCTTTACGGATTAGGCGTCACGGTTGGCGCGGGAATTTATGTTTTGGTTGGCACGACAGCGGAACGGGCTGGCATATATGCTCCGATTTCCTTTATTTTGGCAGCAATTACAGTTGCGTTTACGGGCCTGGCCTATTCAGAACTTTCCAGCCGATATCCCGTCAGCGCAGGAGAGGCTGCATATGTTCAAAAAGGCTTCAACAGTAAAACGCTTTCCTTGATCATCGGGTTATTGGTGATTGCATCCGGTACGGTCTCTGCTTCTGCAATTTCAATCGGGGCAGCCGCCTATCTTGAAAACTTTATCCCCATTGCACCTTCAATTCTGACATTCATCGTGGTTATTTCAATTGGTCTGGTTGCGATTTGGGGGATTTTGGAATCTGTTTTGCTTGCCGCTGTGCTGACGGTCATCGAACTCGCAGGCCTCGGCCTGGTGGTGATCTATGGGCTGTATGACGAGCCGACTATGCTCACGCGAATACCAGACCTTATCCCACCGTTTGATCCATCCGTTTGGGGCGGTATCTTATCCGCTTGCCTGCTGGCTTTCTTCGCATTTATCGGGTTTGAAGATATGGTCAATGTGGCTGAGGAAGTCAAAAACCCGAAAAAGACAATGCCCCGCGGGATCTTGCTGACCTTACTCTCTGCATCGGTTATATACTTTCTTGTGGTCTCGGTCGTCGTACTGACCGTCCCGTTGGATCAACTCAGCCAATCAGCAGCTCCCTTACAGCTTGTTTTCCACGATTCCGGCGAATTTATTTCCGTTCTATTCGGCGTGATCGCTATTTTCGCCACCCTGAACGGGATCCTGATCCAAATCATTATGGCATCACGGGTTATTTATGGATTGGCGACACAAGAGAAGCTTCCGGCTTTTCTCGCGCAGGTGAATTCTATCACTCATACCCCATTGAAGGCGACAATCCTTGTCTGCGGCATTGTTTTACTGCTCACATATACTCTACCGATTGGTAAGTTGGCCGAGGCCACATCATCCATCGTCATCATCGTGTTTTGCCTCGTCAATGTAGCGCTGATCAAAATCAAAATTTCAGAGAAAACCAAACCAGTTGACCTCTATCAGGTCTCGATTTTGGTCCCTATTCTGGGCCTTTTTACCAGCCTATTTCTTCTACTCGCTCAATTCTGGTTATAA
- a CDS encoding CmpA/NrtA family ABC transporter substrate-binding protein, giving the protein MNNNKQQNTICAGFLPLMDAAILIATKEKGFGSAEGIDLVLVKESSWANIRDRMAIGHFDVAHMLAPMPIASALGLMPLPLKIIAPMAMGLGGNAITISLTIANEMASDQTLADLSARDAGKRLSDLIVARQKTKKERLVFGVVHPYSGHNYELRYWLAACGIHPDKDVDIVVIPPALMPDALSCGMLDGFCVGEPWNSIAIEQGVGTLLTTKSKIWRNSPEKVLGASESFATQHPEKLAALIRALYRAAKWCSDPANIPELSAILSTNQYIGVPPHILEKALLGKFKTETGQFGDIQDFFIPYERAATFPWLSHALWFYSQMVRWGHADWSPEFVEQLKNCYRPDLYRSALSKMNVPIPSANAKVEGALEQTQYVGTMQGQLSLGPDGFFDGRVFDPDDLAAYIEQQRTDQ; this is encoded by the coding sequence ATGAATAATAATAAACAGCAAAATACAATCTGTGCAGGTTTCCTCCCTCTAATGGATGCGGCAATTTTAATTGCGACAAAAGAAAAAGGATTTGGTAGCGCGGAAGGTATTGACCTTGTTCTGGTAAAGGAGAGTTCCTGGGCAAATATTCGCGATCGCATGGCCATCGGACATTTTGATGTCGCCCACATGCTGGCTCCTATGCCCATCGCTTCAGCATTAGGCTTGATGCCTTTGCCCCTTAAGATTATCGCACCAATGGCCATGGGTCTCGGCGGCAATGCGATTACGATATCCCTTACAATCGCCAACGAGATGGCCAGTGATCAGACTTTAGCCGACCTGTCCGCCCGGGACGCAGGCAAACGGTTATCAGATCTTATTGTTGCCCGGCAGAAAACGAAAAAAGAGCGGTTGGTTTTTGGGGTCGTTCACCCCTATTCAGGGCACAATTATGAATTGAGATACTGGTTGGCAGCCTGCGGAATTCATCCTGATAAAGACGTCGACATTGTCGTTATTCCACCCGCCCTGATGCCCGATGCCCTCTCTTGCGGGATGCTGGATGGGTTTTGTGTCGGTGAACCCTGGAACAGCATTGCCATTGAGCAAGGAGTCGGGACGCTTCTGACAACCAAATCCAAGATCTGGCGAAATAGCCCCGAGAAGGTTCTCGGCGCCAGCGAAAGCTTTGCCACCCAACACCCTGAAAAGCTCGCAGCGTTAATCCGGGCCCTGTACCGGGCTGCCAAATGGTGCTCTGATCCTGCAAACATTCCAGAATTATCAGCGATCCTGTCTACGAACCAATATATTGGTGTGCCGCCGCATATTCTTGAAAAGGCCCTTCTTGGTAAATTCAAAACCGAAACCGGTCAATTCGGGGATATTCAGGATTTCTTTATTCCCTATGAAAGAGCCGCGACCTTCCCTTGGCTGAGCCACGCTTTATGGTTCTATAGTCAGATGGTCCGTTGGGGCCATGCGGATTGGTCACCAGAGTTTGTCGAACAACTGAAAAACTGTTACCGACCCGATTTGTATCGATCAGCCCTTTCAAAAATGAACGTTCCCATCCCTTCAGCGAATGCAAAGGTTGAAGGTGCGTTGGAACAAACTCAATATGTCGGGACCATGCAAGGACAACTTTCTCTTGGCCCCGATGGCTTCTTCGATGGCAGAGTTTTTGATCCAGATGATTTGGCGGCCTATATCGAACAACAACGCACCGATCAATAA
- a CDS encoding autotransporter outer membrane beta-barrel domain-containing protein, whose translation MVNKTQRQTLKNALLSGMSIIAFTAMIGIDHAGAAALTPTSGANTATGADTIDAAAQAGATDADLTFDQSGAGATTVSVTVTGAGTTNLRAISVAGDDDAGDTADLVIGDGNANTVVILNGAVTGDAQNNTGGGTTHDLDITIDAADGAAAAGNSSLSIFGNTDAATGVTMQGDANGTATLTIGDGTNAANYAGTIDMSNLAGTVSVLNVAAASTVSGAIDLSSANGATSTTINLGAGSTLSGAISDTADATLFTLNVDGNATASAAIDAATTTSANIEIDDGVTLTATGTGAITVDSIDLDGGTLRLDGAKTITGAIDGNDAVEGTLDVNAATTLVSAVGATNALASIDIAAVTLTAQTNVKATAINFSGDGTLQTTTGTPVIESAITSTTDNTGTLDLDVATTITGTVGSSTAALKSIDAAAGYSVSGDVYSRLISGAGAADFNGDVTAATSITTGAGGMTFAGDVTAGAINMAGGALTFDGGTTAQTITGAIDGASTLTVTNSAGATFASAVGDAVQLTEVAIASGQSATFQSTVDAATVDVDGTIQLDVDGNTATTLEIQDGSTVTLGAGVAAGETVFTGTLALDSGDDNDAEITLVMPASFNTGTITLVSAGGAAGLTDEFSLTDTALVSYSIGSTAGDINITATGKSTATTASELGVTTQEALALSSASTAVATGDTEASTALNTALTGGGAGAKLAAEQVGVQADTLGAGSTVAIATGGRAIGVASKRLAALRSGKQYASADQTGFSSGDTGMAKAAWIKPFGNWAEQDARDGVAGFTARTYGLAVGLDTELAQGFTLGGSFAYANSDVDGKGAGDSQVDINSYQVTVYGDYTTDAFYIEGMLGYAHNSNDGKRKFTFGGLDRQANSDYNSSQYMASIGGGVPVQIKGNAYITFEAGLDYTHVNTDSYTETGAGNLNLNVDSDNIDALIASLGARVHTRMKQGEGVLIPEFNAGVSYDLSGDEAVATATYTGGGAAFKTTGADVEELAGNVGFGMTYDTGAWSVGARYDAEFKSEYISHSALVEARFKF comes from the coding sequence ATGGTTAACAAAACACAGCGCCAGACATTAAAGAATGCTCTTCTCAGTGGCATGTCTATCATCGCGTTCACTGCGATGATAGGTATCGATCATGCTGGCGCCGCGGCGTTAACACCGACATCTGGTGCAAATACGGCAACAGGCGCGGATACTATTGACGCGGCAGCTCAAGCAGGTGCTACAGATGCTGACTTGACCTTTGATCAATCCGGTGCCGGAGCGACAACCGTCAGTGTAACTGTCACCGGTGCGGGCACAACAAATCTTCGTGCCATAAGTGTGGCCGGTGATGATGATGCTGGTGATACTGCTGATCTGGTCATTGGCGATGGTAACGCGAACACTGTTGTTATTCTGAATGGCGCCGTCACTGGTGACGCACAGAATAATACGGGCGGCGGCACGACCCACGATCTGGACATTACAATTGATGCTGCTGATGGTGCTGCTGCTGCGGGCAACAGCTCGCTCTCCATCTTCGGGAACACCGATGCTGCCACCGGCGTAACAATGCAGGGTGATGCAAACGGTACGGCCACATTGACCATCGGCGATGGTACAAATGCCGCAAACTATGCGGGTACTATTGATATGAGTAACCTCGCAGGAACCGTTTCGGTCCTTAATGTTGCTGCTGCTTCTACTGTGTCAGGAGCGATCGACCTGTCGTCTGCAAATGGCGCAACCTCAACAACAATCAATCTAGGTGCTGGTTCTACTTTATCCGGGGCGATTTCAGACACGGCAGATGCCACACTCTTTACATTGAATGTCGATGGAAACGCAACTGCTAGCGCGGCAATTGACGCAGCGACAACAACGTCAGCAAATATTGAAATTGATGACGGTGTTACTTTAACTGCAACCGGCACTGGCGCTATTACAGTTGATAGTATCGATCTTGATGGCGGCACATTACGGCTAGACGGCGCAAAAACGATCACCGGTGCGATTGACGGTAACGATGCTGTCGAAGGAACATTGGATGTAAACGCTGCGACAACGCTTGTAAGTGCCGTAGGTGCAACAAACGCTCTCGCCTCCATTGATATCGCGGCAGTAACATTGACGGCACAAACCAACGTGAAAGCAACGGCGATCAACTTCTCCGGAGATGGCACCCTTCAGACAACAACAGGAACCCCTGTTATCGAAAGTGCCATTACATCGACAACGGACAATACCGGTACGCTGGACCTTGACGTTGCAACAACGATTACAGGAACTGTCGGTTCATCCACAGCAGCCCTTAAATCAATTGATGCAGCAGCAGGCTATTCAGTCTCTGGCGATGTTTATTCACGATTGATTTCTGGTGCAGGCGCAGCTGATTTCAATGGCGATGTAACCGCTGCTACCAGTATTACGACAGGTGCAGGGGGCATGACTTTTGCGGGCGACGTTACCGCAGGGGCCATCAATATGGCAGGCGGCGCTCTCACCTTTGATGGCGGCACCACCGCTCAAACGATTACCGGTGCAATTGATGGGGCTTCAACTCTGACTGTTACCAATTCTGCCGGCGCTACCTTCGCCAGCGCTGTTGGTGACGCTGTACAACTGACTGAAGTTGCAATCGCAAGTGGGCAAAGTGCGACGTTCCAAAGTACAGTTGACGCGGCGACAGTAGATGTCGACGGAACGATCCAGTTGGATGTTGACGGCAATACGGCAACAACTCTGGAAATACAAGACGGCTCAACGGTCACTTTGGGAGCGGGAGTTGCGGCAGGTGAAACGGTCTTTACCGGCACATTGGCCCTGGACTCCGGGGACGACAACGACGCGGAAATTACCCTTGTCATGCCGGCTTCCTTCAACACCGGAACAATCACACTTGTTTCAGCAGGTGGTGCTGCGGGACTGACCGACGAGTTTTCTTTAACCGATACCGCCCTTGTTAGTTATTCGATCGGATCTACCGCCGGCGATATAAATATTACTGCTACGGGTAAATCGACAGCAACGACAGCGTCTGAACTGGGCGTCACCACTCAAGAGGCTCTCGCACTCAGTAGTGCAAGCACTGCGGTGGCAACGGGCGATACTGAGGCTTCTACAGCGTTGAATACGGCATTAACAGGTGGTGGTGCTGGCGCCAAGCTGGCCGCAGAACAAGTTGGTGTGCAAGCTGACACTCTTGGAGCTGGCAGCACCGTCGCAATCGCAACAGGCGGCAGAGCAATTGGTGTTGCGTCAAAACGCCTAGCGGCACTTCGGTCAGGCAAGCAGTATGCGTCAGCCGATCAAACAGGCTTCTCTTCAGGAGATACTGGTATGGCCAAAGCTGCCTGGATTAAGCCTTTCGGTAACTGGGCGGAACAGGATGCCCGGGATGGCGTTGCCGGCTTTACGGCCAGAACGTATGGCTTGGCAGTTGGTCTTGACACAGAACTAGCGCAAGGCTTCACATTAGGCGGATCATTTGCTTACGCGAATTCAGACGTTGACGGTAAGGGAGCCGGTGATTCACAGGTGGATATCAACAGCTATCAGGTAACTGTGTATGGTGATTATACAACTGATGCTTTCTATATTGAGGGTATGCTTGGTTACGCCCATAATTCGAACGATGGTAAACGCAAGTTTACATTTGGCGGATTGGATCGGCAGGCTAATTCTGATTATAATTCAAGTCAGTATATGGCCAGTATCGGCGGCGGTGTTCCAGTTCAAATCAAAGGGAATGCATATATCACTTTTGAGGCAGGACTGGATTATACGCATGTGAATACAGACAGTTATACTGAAACAGGCGCTGGAAACCTGAACCTTAATGTTGATAGTGATAACATCGACGCCTTGATTGCTTCATTGGGTGCGCGAGTACACACCAGAATGAAACAGGGTGAAGGCGTTTTGATCCCTGAATTCAATGCAGGGGTTAGTTATGACCTCTCCGGAGATGAAGCTGTAGCAACAGCTACCTACACAGGTGGCGGCGCGGCATTCAAAACGACCGGTGCTGACGTTGAAGAATTGGCGGGTAACGTTGGATTTGGTATGACCTATGACACAGGTGCCTGGTCTGTTGGCGCTCGTTACGATGCTGAGTTCAAATCTGAGTATATCAGTCACTCTGCATTGGTCGAAGCACGCTTTAAATTCTAA
- a CDS encoding alpha/beta fold hydrolase produces the protein MFKIALREAPHTAPLLTTIATIAALLSGCALTSVEERQTNATKLAASANLQPFSIKTKVFTFSGHGKYAARGQEPVVYIEGDGFAWIDRYTISKNPTPINPIALKLARLDPSPTVIYLARPCQYVDLRSEINCTSKYWTSHRFAPEIIDSYDQALTRLKTNLNVTGFRLVGFSGGGAIVALLSARRNDISSFRTIAGNLDHDTLNREKRVSKLSGSLNPKNHAAQTSHIPQIHFVGDRDAIIPEWVAKSYAEAAGNPRCVRYQVIHDVDHTNGWERVWRTLSSHLPEC, from the coding sequence GTGTTTAAAATTGCACTCCGCGAAGCGCCCCACACCGCGCCCCTCCTTACAACAATAGCAACAATAGCGGCCCTGTTGTCCGGTTGTGCCCTTACAAGTGTTGAGGAACGACAGACAAACGCGACCAAACTTGCCGCATCCGCCAATCTTCAGCCATTTTCAATCAAGACAAAGGTTTTTACCTTTTCTGGCCACGGCAAATACGCTGCGCGGGGTCAGGAACCGGTCGTATATATAGAAGGAGATGGATTTGCCTGGATAGATCGGTACACCATTTCGAAAAACCCGACGCCGATCAATCCCATTGCATTAAAACTTGCCCGCCTTGATCCTTCTCCCACTGTGATCTATCTCGCCCGCCCCTGCCAATATGTTGATCTAAGGTCTGAAATCAATTGCACCTCCAAATACTGGACAAGTCACCGGTTCGCACCAGAAATCATCGATAGCTATGATCAGGCGCTCACACGCCTAAAAACAAATCTGAACGTCACTGGGTTTCGGTTGGTAGGATTTTCAGGGGGCGGCGCAATTGTTGCCCTTCTATCCGCCAGGCGAAATGACATCTCGTCGTTCAGAACAATTGCGGGGAACCTTGACCATGATACTTTAAACCGGGAAAAACGTGTCTCGAAACTCTCCGGCTCTTTAAATCCGAAAAACCATGCCGCACAAACCTCTCATATACCGCAGATCCATTTTGTAGGCGATCGTGATGCCATAATCCCGGAATGGGTCGCAAAATCTTATGCAGAGGCGGCTGGAAATCCCCGTTGTGTACGCTATCAGGTCATCCATGATGTTGACCATACAAACGGCTGGGAGCGTGTTTGGCGCACCTTAAGCAGCCACCTCCCTGAATGTTAA
- a CDS encoding ANTAR domain-containing protein, with amino-acid sequence MAIQDFRILVIDENRIRASIIKDGLEDAGHSHVTVLNEIRGVAGQIEHLDPDVIIIDLENPNRDMLESMFALSKSVKRPIAMFVDNSDQQSIEAAVEAGVSSYIVDGFRQDRVKPIMDMAITRYRAFSKMERELETARNELAERKTIDRAKNILMRTKNIDEEQAYNLMRRTAMNRNQKIFEIADSIIMAASLMDE; translated from the coding sequence ATGGCTATCCAGGATTTTAGAATTTTAGTAATTGATGAGAACCGCATACGGGCGTCCATTATCAAGGATGGCCTGGAAGATGCGGGACATTCTCATGTCACTGTTCTAAACGAGATCAGGGGGGTCGCCGGGCAGATCGAACATCTGGATCCAGATGTCATCATTATTGATCTGGAAAACCCCAATCGGGACATGCTGGAATCCATGTTTGCCCTGTCCAAAAGTGTCAAACGCCCCATTGCAATGTTTGTTGACAATTCTGATCAGCAATCCATTGAAGCTGCTGTAGAGGCTGGCGTCTCTTCCTATATCGTAGACGGCTTTCGACAGGACCGGGTGAAACCGATCATGGATATGGCCATAACACGCTACCGGGCTTTCTCGAAAATGGAGAGAGAGCTGGAGACAGCCAGAAATGAACTGGCGGAACGAAAAACCATCGACCGCGCCAAAAACATCCTGATGCGAACAAAGAATATTGATGAAGAACAGGCTTATAACCTGATGCGCCGAACCGCGATGAACCGTAATCAGAAAATCTTCGAAATTGCCGATAGTATTATCATGGCAGCATCCTTGATGGACGAATAG
- a CDS encoding type 2 periplasmic-binding domain-containing protein: MPLKNLSYFLLFCAAFLISGCIEEETKTYSWKLQSHAVSTSLDYQELVVMTDNIRTMSGGRLDITPYPAGAVVSGPRIYEAVGDRTIEMGNGWPNWWSGQHPAWAVMNAGPFDFMNLDASMMFFIAGEGTALANELSEQKGIIWRPAWWPGMEFGLLSKKPIRGLLDLNEKRVRIGPGLPSEVLAAASGAYTIPLVPSEIRPALENDNLDAVEWTTTAGAWNLGLQDISRYAIVPAIWQPSVLADFLINKKAYAELPIDLQAILETAIKSYTLTTTMKAKKEDINALKLFKDNGTVFSQWSEEDLSRLREASDQILETYKAKDVFSRRLIEKKQAFKAEYNTYYEMFGPYEKQ, from the coding sequence ATGCCTCTTAAAAACCTCTCATATTTTTTGCTTTTCTGTGCTGCGTTCCTTATTTCCGGATGTATTGAAGAAGAGACAAAAACATACTCTTGGAAACTTCAGAGCCATGCAGTCAGTACCAGTCTTGATTATCAAGAACTGGTTGTCATGACCGATAACATTCGCACCATGAGCGGCGGAAGACTGGACATTACACCTTATCCAGCCGGTGCGGTCGTAAGCGGCCCCCGTATTTATGAAGCAGTTGGCGATCGAACCATTGAAATGGGGAATGGCTGGCCAAACTGGTGGTCGGGCCAACATCCTGCTTGGGCTGTAATGAATGCCGGCCCGTTTGACTTCATGAACCTGGATGCCTCAATGATGTTCTTTATAGCAGGCGAAGGGACCGCCCTTGCAAATGAACTGTCGGAACAAAAGGGTATAATCTGGCGCCCGGCCTGGTGGCCGGGTATGGAGTTTGGTTTACTGTCCAAAAAACCTATTCGAGGCCTGTTGGACTTAAATGAAAAGCGCGTCAGAATAGGTCCAGGCCTCCCGAGTGAGGTATTAGCAGCGGCATCAGGTGCCTACACTATCCCGCTTGTGCCCAGTGAAATCCGTCCGGCACTTGAAAACGATAATCTGGATGCCGTTGAATGGACAACAACGGCAGGCGCCTGGAATTTAGGGTTGCAGGACATAAGTCGTTACGCCATCGTTCCTGCGATCTGGCAACCCTCGGTTCTGGCAGACTTCCTGATTAATAAAAAGGCCTATGCTGAACTCCCAATAGACCTGCAAGCCATTCTTGAAACAGCGATCAAAAGTTATACGCTGACAACAACAATGAAAGCCAAAAAAGAGGATATCAACGCCCTAAAACTGTTCAAGGACAATGGAACTGTTTTCAGCCAATGGTCTGAGGAAGATCTTTCCCGTCTGCGCGAAGCGTCCGATCAGATCTTGGAGACCTACAAAGCAAAGGATGTATTTTCCCGCCGTTTGATTGAAAAAAAACAGGCATTCAAAGCAGAATATAATACGTATTACGAAATGTTCGGCCCATACGAGAAACAGTAG